A window of Amycolatopsis australiensis contains these coding sequences:
- a CDS encoding ATP-grasp domain-containing protein: MSRAERVAIVADRVGWEERELTAELERRGVDTLWLNDESLGLGVPSTGSLNANDLVLIRSRSYTRGGLLASNLAAHGVLTINSAGAIHASENKLLTRSVLHENNIPVPEFRLVLSRKDFHTVLEELPLPLVIKPVFGGMGRRVFLIRDADTAQSLYDYIDDLGHAFEQACLVERYLGSHSIRCLVAGHEIVAAAEFENSSDGEWRSNAATGSTQRGLAHSAELRQIVERVIDVLGPGIYGVDLFDHAGSLVVNEVNHTPAFRAISEISEVDIVSVLGGYLQTSLS; the protein is encoded by the coding sequence GTGAGCCGTGCCGAAAGGGTCGCGATCGTCGCCGACAGAGTCGGCTGGGAAGAGCGGGAGCTGACCGCCGAACTGGAACGACGAGGGGTCGACACCCTGTGGCTGAATGACGAATCGCTGGGACTCGGCGTTCCCTCGACCGGTTCCCTCAACGCGAACGACCTCGTTCTCATCAGAAGCCGGAGCTACACCCGCGGCGGCCTCCTCGCCAGCAACCTCGCGGCCCATGGCGTGCTGACGATCAACAGCGCAGGCGCGATCCACGCGAGCGAGAACAAGCTGCTCACCCGTTCGGTGCTGCACGAGAACAACATCCCGGTGCCGGAGTTCCGCCTCGTGCTCTCCCGCAAGGACTTTCACACGGTGCTCGAGGAGCTGCCGCTGCCACTGGTGATCAAGCCGGTCTTCGGCGGCATGGGGCGCCGGGTGTTCCTCATCCGGGACGCGGACACCGCCCAGTCGCTGTACGACTACATCGACGACCTCGGTCACGCGTTCGAGCAAGCGTGCCTGGTCGAGCGTTACCTGGGTAGCCACTCCATCCGATGCCTCGTGGCCGGGCACGAGATCGTCGCCGCGGCGGAATTCGAGAACAGCAGTGACGGCGAATGGCGAAGCAACGCCGCAACGGGCTCGACGCAGCGCGGTCTCGCTCACAGCGCGGAGCTGCGGCAGATCGTCGAGCGGGTCATCGACGTCCTCGGCCCCGGCATCTACGGAGTGGACCTGTTCGACCACGCCGGATCCCTGGTGGTCAACGAGGTGAACCACACGCCGGCCTTCCGGGCGATCAGCGAGATCTCGGAGGTCGACATCGTTTCGGTGCTCGGTGGCTACCTCCAGACGAGCCTGTCATGA